A single Phragmites australis chromosome 4, lpPhrAust1.1, whole genome shotgun sequence DNA region contains:
- the LOC133915830 gene encoding auxin-responsive protein IAA12-like: protein MEAAVGYANAEADNLMATELRLGLPGTADDDQQQIKALTPRGKKRSADAVEDAAAEEDNKGDVEAAPPVPKAQVVGWPPVRSYRKSCFQASSKAAKEEAPCNKTAPAAPNTTSGSFVKVSMDGAPFLRKVDLRMCKGYRELREALETMFVCSNNGGANLSEFAVTYEDKDGDLMLVGDVPFEMFTSTCKKLRIMKRSEATGLGSPRQMKI, encoded by the exons ATGGAGGCCGCCGTGGGATACGCGAACGCCGAGGCTGACAACCTCATGGCGACGGAGCTGAGGCTAGGCCTGCCGGGCACAGCGGACGACGACCAGCAGCAGATCAAGGCGTTGACGCCCAGGGGCAAGAAGCGCTCTGCCGACGCCGTGGaggacgccgccgccgaggaggacAACAAAGGCGACGTCGAGGCAGCACCGCCGGTGCCCAA GGCTCAGGTGGTAGGTTGGCCGCCGGTGAGGTCGTACCGGAAGAGCTGCTTCCAAGCAAGCAGCAAGGCAGCCAAAGAGGAGGCGCCCTGCAACAAAACAGCACCCGCAGCACCAAACACTACAAGCGGCTCCTTCGTGAAAGTGAGCATGGACGGCGCCCCGTTCCTGAGGAAGGTAGACCTGAGGATGTGCAAGGGCTACAGGGAGCTCAGGGAGGCCCTAGAGACCATGTTCGTCTGCTCCAACAACGGCGGCGCAAACCTGTCGGAGTTCGCCGTCACCTACGAGGACAAGGACGGAGACTTGATGCTCGTCGGAGACGTGCCCTTCGA AATGTTCACTAGCACTTGCAAGAAGCTGAGGATCATGAAGAGATCTGAAGCCACAGGCCTGGGATCACCGAGGCAAATGAAGATTTGA